A region from the Vicia villosa cultivar HV-30 ecotype Madison, WI linkage group LG3, Vvil1.0, whole genome shotgun sequence genome encodes:
- the LOC131657457 gene encoding uncharacterized protein LOC131657457, which translates to MHWLRHGDSNSKFFHRSATARRNFKRIDGLVDEAGVAANSQEELCGIAKSYFAHLFEARQGNYEPVLKCIHPVISQNDNVRLLSHVTKVELYEALVQMHPDKSPGPDGFNPAFYQHFWDLCGDDIFMAASLWLQRGFFPPELNETNICLIPKCVKPNTMKDLRPISLCNVVYKLVAKLLANRLKLVLNKCVSEEQSAFVEGRSILDNALVATEIIHALKRKTSGNTSHLALKIDISKAYDRVDWGFLGAILLRLGFDERWIHWLMMCVTSVHYSVLVNSDRVGPIIPGRGLRQGDPLSPYLFILVSEGLSALIKGAVSRGDLHGEHICRRAPSLSHLLFADDCFLFCRENLVEVTNLMNILNTYTEATGQEINLSKSEVFFSRNLSGPAQEDLARLMGVKHVLGTGMYLGLPSMIGRSKKAVFSFIKDRIWKRINTWSGRSLSRAGKEVMIKSVLQSIPAYIMSVYLIPEGVVNDIERMLNSFWWGGGRNNKGIRWLAWDRMTSSKSDGGMGFRDFKAFNMAMVAKQGWNIVSKPDTLVARIFKARYFPNSSYLDSKIGNNPSYAWRSLWKAKEVLRMGSRWSIGSGSSIKAMYDPWIREKDGCWVNGPQGHNVYNLFVKDLMLPNIKQWDVIKVKQLFDKEGAEAILRVPLVEDVVNDRLIWHEEKNGEYSVKSGYKLWKGCHSSSRHHGMESRWKNIWSISAPPRAKHLLWRICKGCLPTRSKLQQHHVQCPSLCPWCEVDEEDEWHVFFGCFCTLQSWRAAGLSSIIDHRLHNFHDAKSLIFDVCSREDRRDAGRFAVLLEVLWRSRNNVVWQDTRDDSMRIGLQAYHNWYDWFSTREENISGVVNNISTVWSPPLNNYLKCNVDAGFSNVHGTTNKGWCFRDHLGRFVSAGVSWDAGLLSVIEAEAIALKEAIQNAISLQLSHVIFESDCQLVIKSIHDSNVGSSEFSFIINSIRQLLALFPNFEVDARRSGIASKWVLSIQSYLWQGSAHTGPALTPVEVLVAIHGIVPEKDGLALKKITDACSACFEQRTVFTQQVLAKALNQMVDQTPLPLLFMRTVIQAVDAFPALVDFVMEILSKLVTKQVWRMPKLWVGFLKCIYQTQPRSFQVLLQLPPQQLESALNRHANLRAPLASYANQSTVKSSISRSTLVVLGLANETHVQQHLSASLHHSEKGASVSGATLT; encoded by the exons CTCGAACTCTAAATTCTTCCACAGGTCTGCTACAGCTCGTAGGAATTTTAAAAGAATTGATGGTTTGGTGGATGAGGCAGGGGTAGCGGCCAATAGTCAGGAAGAGTTGTGTGGAATAGCTAAGTCCTATTTTGCTCATTTGTTTGAAGCCAGGCAAGGAAATTATGAACCGGTGCTGAAGTGTATCCATCCGGTTATTTCTCAAAATGATAATGTCAGGTTGTTGTCCCATGTTACCAAGGTTGAACTTTATGAGGCTCTTGTCCAGATGCATCCCGACAAATCCCCTGGTCCCGACGGATTTAATCCAGCTTTTTATCAACATTTTTGGGATCTTTGTGGAGATGATATCTTCATGGCAGCTTCTTTATGGCTACAAAGAGGTTTTTTCCCGCCTGAGCTAAATGAGACTAATATTTGCCTTATACCCAAGTGTGTTAAACCGAACACTATGAAAGATCTTCGTCCTATCTCTCTGTGTAATGTAGTGTACAAGTTGGTTGCCAAATTGCTAGCCAATAGATTGAAACTTGTGTTGAATAAATGTGTCTCGGAGGAACAGTCGGCGTTTGTTGAAGGTCGGTCCATTCTTGATAATGCTTTGGTTGCTACGGAGATTATTCATGCCTTAAAGAGAAAGACTAGTGGTAACACTTCCCATTTGGCTTTAAAGATTGATATTAGCAAAGCCTACGATAGAGTGGATTGGGGGTTCCTTGGTGCTATTCTTCTTAGATTGGGCTTTGATGAGAGATGGATACATTGGCTTATGATGTGTGTGACTTCGGTGCATTATTCTGTTCTTGTTAATTCGGATAGGGTTGGACCAATTATTCCAGGAAGAGGTCTGAGGCAAGGAGATCCCCTTTCTCCATATCTGTTCATCCTCGTTTCTGAAGGACTTTCTGCTCTTATTAAAGGCGCTGTTTCTCGAGGAGATCTTCATGGAGAACATATCTGCAGGAGGGCACCCAGTTTGTCCCActtgctttttgctgacgattgttttttattttgcagggaAAATCTGGTGGAGGTGACAAACCTCATGAATATTCTTAATACTTATACTGAGGCGACAGGTCAGGAGATCAACTTGTCTAAGTCTGAAGTGTTTTTTAGCCGTAATTTAAGTGGACCGGCCCAGGAGGATCTAGCCAGATTGATGGGGGTAAAACATGTCTTAGGCACAGGAATGTATTTGGGGTTACCTTCGATGATCGGTAGAAGTAAAAAGGCGGTGTTCTCATTTATCAAAGATAGAATTTGGAAACGCATCAATACTTGGAGTGGTAGATCTTTGTCAAGAGCAGGGAAGGAGGTTATGATTAAATCAGTTCTCCAGTCGATACCGGCCTATATTATGAGTGTATACTTGATTCCGGAAGGGGTGGTGAATGATATCGAGAGAATGCTTAATTCGTTTTGGTGGGGAGGTGGTCGTAACAACAAAGGTATTAGGTGGTTGGCTTGGGATAGGATGACTAGTTCGAAAAGTGATGGAGGTATGGGTTTTAGGGATTTTAAAGCTTTTAATATGGCTATGGTTGCAAAGCAGGGTTGGAATATTGTTTCAAAACCAGACACTCTTGTGGCTAGGATCTTCAAAGCAAGGTACTTTCCTAATTCCTCTTATCTTGATTCCAAGATTGGTAACAATCCAAGTTATGCTTGGCGGAGTTTGTGGAAGGCTAAGGAAGTCCTAAGAATGGGTAGTCGGTGGAGTATTGGAAGTGGGAGTAGTATAAAGGCGATGTATGATCCGTGGATCCGGGAGAAAGATGGATGTTGGGTAAACGGTCCGCAAGGTCATAATGTGTATAACCTCTTTGTTAAGGATCTTATGCTTCCAAACATTAAGCAGTGGGATGTTATTAAGGTAAAACAACTCTTTGACAAGGAAGGGGCTGAAGCCATTCTTCGAGTTCCCTTAGTGGAGGATGTAGTGAACGATAGGTTGATTTGGCACGAGGAGAAGAATGGGGAGTATAGTGTGAAATCGGGTTATAAACTGTGGAAAGGATGCCATAGTAGTTCTCGGCACCACGGTATGGAGAGTAGGTGGAAGAATATTTGGAGTATTTCCGCGCCACCTAGAGCTAAGCATTTACTTTGGAGAATTTGTAAAGGATGCCTCCCGACGCGCTCAAAGCTACAACAACATCATGTTCAGTGCCCGTCTTTATGCCCTTGGTGTGAGGTGGATGAGGAAGATGAGTGGCATGTGTTTTTCGGATGTTTTTGCACTCTTCAAagttggcgggcagcaggtttgtctTCTATAATAGATCATCGGTTACATAATTTTCATGATGCTAAGTCCCTTATTTTTGATGTGTGTAGCCGTGAGGATCGTAGGGATGCGGGTAGATTTGCTGTTTTGTTGGAGGTGCTTTGGAGAAGTAGGAATAATGTGGTTTGGCAGGATACTcgggatgattctatgaggatTGGTTTACAAGCCTACCATAATTGGTATGATTGGTTCTCAACTAGAGAAGAGAACATCTCAGGTGTTGTTAATAATATCTCAACCGTGTGGAGTCCGCCtttgaataattatttgaaatgtaATGTTGACGCAGGTTTCAGTAATGTGCATGGTACTACAAATAAAGGGTGGTGTTTTAGGGATCACTTGGGGAGATTTGTTTCAGCTGGTGTGTCCTGGGATGCGGGCTTACTTTCCGTTATTGAAGCGGAAGCCATCGCCTTGAAGGAAGCTATCCAGAATGCGATTTCCCTCCAGCTATCTCATGTTATTTTTGAAAGTGACTGTCAACTTGTCATTAAGTCTATTCATGATTCAAATGTGGGTAGTTCtgaatttagttttattattaattcCATTCGGCAGTTATTAGCTTTGTTTCCGAACTTTGAGGTAGA cgcgcgaaggagcggcatagccTCTAAATGGGTGCTAAGTATTCAAAGCTATTTATGGCAGGGTTCAGCTCATACAGGCCCAGCTTTAACACCTGTAGAAGTGTTGGTTGCAATCCATGGAATTGTTCCCGAGAAAGATGGTCTTGCACTTAAGAAG ATAACAGATGCTTGCTCGGCTTGTTTTGAACAACGTACAGTGTTCACTCAGCAGGTTCTGGCCAAGGCATTGAATCAGATG GTTGATCAAACACCGTTGCCCCTGCTTTTTATGAGAACAGTTATTCAGGCAGTTGATGCTTTCCCTGCACTG GTTGATTTTGTTATGGAGATACTCTCAAAACTTGTGACCAAACAG GTGTGGCGTATGCCAAAACTTTGGGTTGGTTTCTTAAAATGTATATATCAGACGCAGCCACGTTCTTTTCAAGTATTGTTGCAG TTGCCACCTCAACAACTGGAAAGTGCACTCAACAGGCATGCTAATCTCAGAGCGCCCCTTGCTTCTTATGCCAACCAATCAACTGTAAAATCTTCAATTAGTAG ATCAACTTTAGTTGTTCTTGGTCTTGCAAATGAAACACATGTGCAGCAACATTTATCAGCATCATTGCACCATTCCGAGAAGGGTGCTTCAGTTAGTGGGGCAACTCTGACATGA